The following proteins are co-located in the Pedobacter sp. FW305-3-2-15-E-R2A2 genome:
- a CDS encoding ATP-dependent Clp protease ATP-binding subunit has product MEAKFSPQVKDVISFSREEALRLGHDYIGAEHLLLGLIREGDGMAIKILKSLGVDTSKLRRSIEDSVRGTSSVTVNLGNIPLTKQAEKVLKITYLEAKIFKSDLIGTEHLLLSILRDDDNIASQILLQYSINYEIFKQEVEVNKNGFRDETQNSASTGGDDDYREEESFSSPKKVSDIKSKTPVLDNFGRDLTKAAEENRLDPIVGREKEIERVSQILSRRKKNNPILIGEPGVGKSAIAEGLALRIVQRKVSRVLFNKRVVTLDLASLVAGTKYRGQFEERMKAVMNELEKSTDVILFIDEIHTIVGAGGASGSLDASNMFKPALARGEIQCIGATTLDEYRQYIEKDGALDRRFQKVMIEPATPDETIEILNRIKEKYEDHHGVTYTDEAINACVALTSRYITDRFLPDKAIDALDEAGSRVHLTNIHVPENIIEIENKIEEIKLEKNKVVKSQKYEEAAKLRDTEKNLLEELDRAKAAWEAETKTKRYTVTEDNVAEVVSMMTGIPLQRVGQTDSAKLLNMYDTVATKIIGQDDAIKKLTKAIQRTRAGLKDPKKPIGSFIFLGPTGVGKTELAKELARFMFDSDDSLIQIDMSEYMEKFAVSRLVGAPPGYVGYEEGGQLTEKVRRKPYAVILLDEIEKAHPDVFNILLQVLDEGQLTDSLGRKVDFRNTIIIMTSNIGARQLKDFGQGVGFSTTAKTNQVDAHSRGVIENALKRAFAPEFLNRVDDVVVFNTLGKEEIFKIIDIELKSLFGRVHNLGYEVKLTERAKDFIADKGFDINFGARPLKRAIQKYLEDPIAEEILKGEINDGDTLEIDYDKESDQIVVENKSPGKKKKKEEGSVE; this is encoded by the coding sequence ATGGAAGCTAAATTTTCTCCACAAGTAAAAGACGTGATATCTTTTAGCAGGGAAGAAGCCCTGAGATTAGGTCACGATTATATAGGCGCCGAGCATCTTTTGTTGGGCCTAATTCGCGAAGGCGACGGTATGGCCATCAAGATCTTAAAATCACTGGGTGTTGATACTTCAAAACTTCGTCGTTCGATAGAAGACTCTGTTAGAGGTACGTCCAGTGTTACGGTTAATCTGGGAAATATCCCGTTGACCAAGCAAGCCGAAAAGGTATTAAAGATCACGTATCTGGAAGCCAAGATCTTCAAGAGCGATTTGATTGGAACAGAACACCTGTTGCTGTCGATCTTACGCGATGACGATAACATTGCTTCTCAAATCTTATTGCAATACAGCATCAATTACGAGATTTTCAAACAGGAAGTTGAAGTGAATAAAAACGGTTTCAGAGATGAGACTCAAAATAGCGCATCAACTGGTGGTGACGATGATTATCGTGAGGAGGAAAGCTTCAGCAGCCCTAAAAAAGTATCGGATATCAAATCAAAAACTCCGGTTTTAGATAATTTTGGAAGAGACTTAACGAAAGCAGCAGAGGAAAACCGTCTGGATCCTATTGTAGGTCGTGAGAAAGAAATTGAGCGCGTGTCTCAGATCTTATCCCGTCGTAAAAAGAACAATCCGATTTTGATTGGTGAACCGGGTGTAGGTAAATCTGCCATTGCAGAAGGACTGGCATTACGTATTGTTCAACGCAAGGTTTCCAGGGTATTGTTCAATAAACGTGTGGTGACTTTAGATCTTGCCTCTTTAGTGGCAGGTACTAAATACCGTGGTCAGTTTGAAGAACGTATGAAAGCGGTGATGAATGAGCTGGAAAAATCTACAGATGTGATCTTATTTATTGATGAGATTCACACGATTGTAGGTGCCGGTGGTGCTTCAGGTTCACTGGATGCCTCGAATATGTTCAAACCTGCTTTGGCAAGGGGCGAAATTCAATGTATCGGTGCGACTACTTTAGATGAGTACCGTCAGTACATTGAAAAAGATGGGGCATTAGACCGTCGTTTCCAAAAGGTAATGATTGAGCCTGCTACACCAGATGAAACTATTGAGATCTTAAACCGTATCAAAGAAAAATACGAAGATCACCATGGGGTAACTTATACCGACGAAGCGATCAATGCCTGTGTGGCTTTGACTTCAAGGTACATTACCGACAGGTTCTTACCGGATAAAGCAATTGATGCTTTAGATGAAGCTGGTTCAAGGGTGCATTTAACAAACATCCACGTTCCTGAGAACATCATTGAGATTGAAAACAAGATTGAAGAGATCAAGCTTGAAAAGAATAAAGTGGTAAAAAGCCAGAAATACGAAGAGGCTGCGAAATTGAGGGATACTGAAAAGAATCTTTTAGAGGAGCTGGATCGTGCTAAGGCGGCATGGGAAGCAGAAACTAAAACCAAACGTTATACCGTAACGGAAGATAACGTGGCAGAAGTGGTTTCCATGATGACCGGAATTCCATTGCAACGTGTTGGACAAACCGATAGCGCTAAGCTATTGAACATGTACGATACGGTGGCAACGAAAATTATCGGACAGGATGATGCCATTAAAAAGCTAACAAAAGCAATTCAACGTACCAGAGCCGGATTAAAAGATCCTAAGAAACCAATTGGTTCCTTTATCTTCTTAGGCCCTACAGGTGTTGGTAAAACTGAGTTGGCAAAAGAATTAGCCCGCTTTATGTTCGACAGTGATGATTCATTGATCCAGATCGACATGAGTGAGTACATGGAGAAATTTGCGGTTTCCCGTTTAGTGGGAGCGCCTCCGGGATACGTAGGTTATGAAGAAGGTGGACAGCTGACAGAAAAAGTTCGTCGCAAGCCTTATGCAGTAATTCTTTTGGATGAGATCGAAAAAGCACACCCTGATGTATTCAACATCCTGTTACAGGTATTGGACGAAGGACAGCTGACTGATAGCTTAGGCCGTAAAGTAGATTTTAGAAATACCATCATCATCATGACTTCGAACATTGGTGCACGTCAATTGAAAGATTTCGGACAAGGCGTTGGTTTCTCGACTACAGCTAAGACAAATCAAGTGGACGCACATTCAAGAGGTGTGATTGAAAACGCGTTAAAACGTGCTTTTGCTCCGGAATTCCTGAATCGTGTAGATGATGTTGTGGTCTTCAATACTTTGGGTAAAGAAGAGATCTTCAAAATCATTGACATTGAGTTGAAATCTTTATTCGGTCGTGTACATAACTTAGGTTATGAAGTAAAACTAACCGAAAGAGCTAAAGACTTCATCGCAGATAAAGGTTTCGATATCAATTTTGGTGCAAGGCCGCTTAAACGTGCCATCCAGAAATACCTGGAAGATCCAATTGCAGAAGAGATCTTAAAAGGCGAGATCAATGATGGCGATACGCTGGAAATTGATTACGACAAAGAGAGCGATCAAATTGTGGTAGAAAACAAAAGCCCGGGCAAGAAAAAGAAAAAAGAAGAAGGAAGTGTAGAATAA
- a CDS encoding ROK family protein, producing the protein MNSTSSKLPYIGVDIGGSHITAAHVDATTYKVIDSTMKRERVASMDSAEVILESWLKVLSSLIVRTNGENSKIGIAMPGPFDYEHGISLMKGMQKYDALYNINVKEILAKRLEIPEEDIVFINDAEAFLRGELASGAAADKERAIGVTLGTGLGSTSNASGITVDMNWAFRPFKESIAEEYISTRWFMKRYKEITGAEVKNVEEMLDTAAASVKDEIFEEFSDNLSIFLNDLIAQEQPQVVVIGGNIAKTWEHFIDALTHKITDKSVAIRQSEMWEDAALVGAASAWA; encoded by the coding sequence ATGAATTCAACATCTTCTAAACTTCCCTATATAGGAGTAGATATAGGTGGCTCTCACATCACTGCTGCTCATGTAGATGCGACCACATATAAAGTAATCGACAGCACGATGAAACGCGAAAGAGTCGCGTCAATGGACTCCGCAGAAGTAATTCTCGAATCCTGGTTAAAAGTACTTTCTTCTCTGATCGTCAGGACCAATGGTGAAAATTCCAAAATAGGGATTGCTATGCCAGGGCCATTTGATTACGAGCATGGCATTTCTCTGATGAAGGGCATGCAAAAATATGATGCTTTATACAACATCAATGTGAAAGAAATCCTGGCTAAGCGCCTGGAAATACCTGAAGAAGATATTGTATTCATCAATGATGCGGAAGCTTTTCTGCGTGGTGAGCTGGCCTCAGGTGCCGCAGCAGATAAGGAAAGAGCGATAGGGGTAACCCTTGGAACCGGATTAGGCTCTACAAGTAATGCCAGTGGGATTACGGTGGATATGAACTGGGCATTCCGTCCTTTTAAAGAGAGTATTGCCGAAGAGTATATCTCTACAAGATGGTTTATGAAAAGGTATAAGGAAATTACCGGTGCAGAGGTTAAAAACGTGGAAGAAATGCTGGATACTGCAGCAGCTTCTGTGAAAGATGAAATTTTTGAAGAATTTTCAGACAATCTGAGTATCTTTCTGAACGATTTAATTGCTCAGGAGCAGCCGCAGGTGGTCGTGATTGGTGGCAACATTGCCAAAACATGGGAACACTTTATCGATGCCCTGACGCATAAGATCACAGATAAATCTGTAGCGATCAGACAAAGCGAAATGTGGGAAGATGCAGCTCTGGTAGGTGCAGCGAGCGCATGGGCATAA
- a CDS encoding OmpA family protein — protein MNRTAYKSPNLLMNKIVIISMMALFFGNLAMAQEQLSRKQQADVFFNRFEYYNAAKLYLPLAERKNPDVKLLEKLADCYRMMNAYEEAEKWYGKAVENKKAQPMTHYYYAEALQRNKKFDLAKEQYRAYGSSTGKPEEMAIRINSCDTAALWTSQLKDVLIKNVAALNTKSADWGLNYYGNDGFVFTSERNTGGNESSNDIYKWTGNPWLKLFLASPDAQLKEELQVVTKQNAPTKTEYHVGPMELNGAGDVAYVTIATRVSKSDLPLDKTGKLKERLYTRRLELMTAVKKDGKWGELKPFAYNNVKEYSLGHAALSKNGQLLYFASDMPGGLGKTDIWYSELQTDGSWGKPVNCGSEINSKEEEAFPTTGRNGELYYSSKGRIGMGGHDIYSSRGEKTTWSKPQDLKYPMNSTSDDFYFISNDGKTGYFSSNREGGAGDDDIYSFNDQTSPVMILALDGTVYDQKTKSTLDSVLVTLTDGNGMALNRKVTEQNGKFFFGLTKDMDYKVEISKLGYASVRKTLSTKGITKSDTLTMEAFLDKDKFEPGKTYVLRNIYYDFDKANIRPDAARELNKLLAILKENPSIWIELGSHTDSRGADQYNQWLSQRRANSAVQYLIDGGVEKERIKARGYGETMLLNKCGNGVKCSHAEHQLNRRTEFKIIKH, from the coding sequence ATGAACAGAACAGCCTACAAAAGTCCAAATCTACTGATGAACAAAATTGTGATCATTAGCATGATGGCATTATTCTTTGGCAATTTAGCAATGGCCCAGGAACAACTGAGCCGTAAACAACAGGCGGATGTATTCTTTAACCGCTTTGAGTATTATAATGCCGCAAAGCTTTACCTTCCACTTGCAGAACGGAAAAATCCAGATGTGAAACTGCTGGAAAAGCTGGCTGATTGTTACCGCATGATGAATGCGTACGAGGAAGCGGAGAAGTGGTATGGAAAGGCGGTAGAAAACAAGAAAGCACAGCCGATGACCCATTACTATTATGCCGAAGCTTTGCAGCGGAACAAAAAGTTTGATCTCGCAAAGGAGCAATATCGTGCCTATGGCAGCAGTACAGGGAAACCTGAGGAAATGGCCATCAGAATCAATTCCTGCGATACAGCGGCACTATGGACCAGCCAGCTAAAGGACGTCCTGATCAAAAATGTGGCCGCTTTGAATACCAAATCCGCAGACTGGGGATTAAATTATTATGGGAACGATGGTTTTGTGTTTACCTCAGAACGGAATACCGGGGGGAATGAAAGCAGCAATGATATTTATAAGTGGACCGGAAATCCATGGTTGAAATTGTTTTTAGCGAGCCCGGATGCACAGTTGAAAGAAGAACTTCAGGTAGTGACCAAACAAAATGCACCGACCAAAACCGAATACCATGTGGGGCCGATGGAGCTGAATGGGGCAGGAGACGTCGCCTATGTGACGATTGCAACAAGGGTTTCTAAATCTGATTTACCGCTGGATAAAACGGGTAAGCTCAAAGAGCGTCTTTATACCCGCAGACTGGAGCTGATGACCGCAGTAAAAAAAGATGGAAAATGGGGAGAATTAAAACCCTTCGCTTACAACAACGTAAAGGAATATTCTTTAGGACATGCGGCACTTTCAAAAAACGGGCAGCTCTTATACTTTGCTTCAGATATGCCCGGCGGACTCGGGAAAACAGACATCTGGTATAGCGAATTACAGACAGATGGAAGCTGGGGGAAACCAGTAAACTGTGGGTCGGAGATCAATTCCAAAGAAGAAGAAGCTTTTCCAACTACTGGCCGAAATGGAGAATTATATTATTCTTCTAAAGGAAGAATAGGGATGGGAGGGCATGATATTTATAGCAGCAGAGGAGAGAAAACAACCTGGAGCAAGCCTCAGGATCTGAAATATCCGATGAATTCTACCAGTGATGATTTTTATTTCATCAGCAATGATGGAAAGACGGGCTATTTCTCTTCCAACAGAGAAGGTGGAGCTGGGGATGATGACATTTATAGTTTTAATGATCAAACCAGTCCGGTGATGATTCTTGCCTTAGATGGCACGGTCTATGACCAAAAGACCAAGTCTACTTTAGACTCGGTATTAGTGACCTTAACAGATGGAAACGGAATGGCCCTTAACCGTAAGGTGACGGAGCAGAATGGAAAGTTCTTTTTCGGCTTAACGAAGGATATGGATTATAAGGTGGAAATCAGTAAGCTGGGTTATGCTTCGGTGCGGAAAACGCTAAGTACAAAAGGAATCACTAAATCTGACACCTTAACGATGGAGGCTTTTCTGGATAAGGATAAGTTTGAACCCGGTAAAACCTATGTGCTGAGAAACATCTATTATGATTTTGACAAAGCGAATATCAGACCGGATGCAGCAAGGGAATTGAATAAGTTGTTGGCCATCTTAAAAGAGAATCCTTCCATTTGGATCGAATTGGGTTCACATACAGACAGCAGAGGAGCGGATCAGTATAATCAATGGTTATCTCAGCGAAGAGCCAATTCTGCAGTACAATACCTGATCGACGGAGGAGTTGAGAAGGAACGCATTAAGGCCAGAGGTTATGGAGAAACGATGCTGCTGAATAAATGTGGAAACGGTGTGAAGTGTAGTCATGCAGAACACCAGCTCAACAGAAGAACAGAATTTAAGATCATCAAACACTAG
- a CDS encoding type IX secretion system membrane protein PorP/SprF: MKDLKKYSLLSLLILSLSSGYAQQTIQFSQYVFNGLAVNPAYAGYKEDWTANFSFRSQWVGIEGAPRTATASFDGVTDQQGKKMGLGFIAATDRLGPQNTSAFYANYAYRLQLDAEDTKRLSFGIGAGVTQYNLDGAKFIATDPGDGAIPIGNESKLKPDVRFGVYFYTPKFYIGASVMDLLSGMRKEDIQTEGDYKVLRQVRHIYLTGGVMIPLSESLDLKPTFMLKEDFKGPTNLDLNAYLLISKVVWLGASYRTGVTLWDKKNLQKGLNQSDAVAGIIELQMSNRFRLGYSFDYTTSKLSSYQSGSHELSLSISFPGKKARVLSPRYF, encoded by the coding sequence ATGAAAGATTTAAAAAAATATAGTTTATTATCCCTGCTGATCCTCAGTTTGAGCAGTGGATACGCGCAGCAGACGATCCAGTTCAGTCAGTATGTTTTTAATGGTCTTGCCGTTAATCCAGCCTACGCCGGTTATAAAGAGGATTGGACAGCCAACTTCAGTTTCCGCTCTCAATGGGTGGGAATTGAAGGGGCTCCACGTACCGCAACGGCCTCTTTTGATGGGGTAACCGATCAGCAGGGAAAGAAGATGGGTTTGGGTTTTATTGCCGCAACAGACCGTTTAGGCCCTCAGAATACCTCTGCTTTTTATGCCAATTATGCCTATCGTTTGCAATTGGATGCTGAAGATACCAAGCGCTTGAGTTTTGGTATCGGTGCCGGGGTTACCCAATACAACCTGGATGGTGCTAAGTTTATCGCTACCGATCCGGGAGATGGGGCAATTCCGATAGGAAATGAAAGTAAGCTGAAACCGGACGTTCGTTTTGGCGTTTATTTTTATACGCCTAAGTTTTACATTGGTGCATCGGTCATGGACCTGCTGTCGGGCATGAGAAAAGAGGACATTCAGACCGAAGGAGATTACAAAGTGCTGCGTCAGGTTCGACACATTTACCTGACAGGTGGGGTGATGATCCCTTTGTCGGAATCATTGGACCTGAAGCCGACCTTTATGCTGAAAGAAGATTTCAAAGGACCAACCAATTTAGACCTGAATGCTTATTTGCTGATCAGTAAAGTGGTCTGGCTGGGTGCTTCATATCGTACCGGGGTGACCTTATGGGATAAGAAAAACCTGCAAAAAGGCTTGAATCAGAGCGATGCAGTTGCCGGGATTATAGAGCTTCAGATGAGCAATCGTTTTCGTCTGGGTTATTCCTTTGACTATACGACGAGTAAACTTTCCAGCTATCAGAGCGGGTCGCATGAGCTTTCTTTAAGCATCAGCTTCCCTGGAAAAAAAGCAAGAGTATTGAGTCCACGTTATTTTTAA
- the ettA gene encoding energy-dependent translational throttle protein EttA — translation MSDEKIIFSMAGVNKIYPPQKQVLKNIYLSFFYGAKIGVIGLNGSGKSSLLKIIAGLDKSFQGEVVFSPGYTVGYLAQEPELDENKTVREVVEEGVAEITAILKEYESINEQFGLPEVYEDADAMDKLMTKQGELQDKIDASNAWELDNKLERAMDALRCPDPDTKIGVLSGGERRRVAMCRLLLQEPDVLLLDEPTNHLDAESIDWLEQFLKDYKGTVIAVTHDRYFLDNVAGWILELDRGEGIPWKGNYSSWLDQKAKRLAQEEKTESKRQKTLERELEWVRMAPKARHAKSKARLSNYDKLASEDSKEREDKLELFIPAGPRLGNVVIEANNITKAYGDKLLFENLSFSLPPAGIVGIIGPNGAGKTTLFRLITEQETPDTGTFRVGETVALGYVDQMHNDLDPNKTVYENITDGLDNIQLGNKAVSGRAYVSKFNFNGGDQQKKVGVLSGGERNRVHLAITLKKGANVLLLDEPTNDIDVNTLRALEEALENFGGCAVVISHDRWFLDRICTHILAFEGDSQVYFFEGNYSDYEENRKKRLGDVTPHRLKYKKLV, via the coding sequence ATGTCAGACGAAAAAATAATCTTTTCAATGGCGGGGGTAAATAAGATTTATCCACCCCAAAAGCAAGTTTTAAAAAACATCTACCTTTCCTTCTTCTATGGCGCCAAAATCGGTGTGATTGGTTTGAACGGATCTGGTAAATCATCCCTTTTAAAAATCATCGCAGGTTTAGATAAATCCTTCCAGGGAGAAGTAGTTTTCTCTCCGGGATATACCGTTGGTTACCTGGCTCAGGAGCCTGAACTGGATGAAAATAAAACAGTTAGAGAAGTAGTAGAAGAAGGTGTGGCTGAAATTACAGCGATCCTTAAAGAATACGAGTCGATTAATGAGCAGTTTGGCTTACCTGAAGTTTATGAAGATGCAGATGCAATGGATAAACTGATGACCAAACAAGGTGAATTACAAGATAAAATTGATGCCTCAAATGCCTGGGAGCTGGACAATAAGCTGGAGCGTGCCATGGATGCGCTTCGTTGCCCTGATCCGGATACCAAAATCGGTGTTTTATCGGGTGGTGAGCGTCGCCGCGTAGCGATGTGTCGTTTGTTGTTACAGGAACCGGATGTATTGTTACTGGATGAGCCTACGAATCACCTGGATGCCGAAAGTATCGATTGGTTAGAGCAATTCCTGAAAGATTATAAAGGAACTGTGATTGCGGTAACCCACGATAGGTATTTCCTTGACAATGTAGCAGGCTGGATCCTGGAATTAGACAGAGGTGAAGGTATTCCATGGAAAGGAAATTATTCTTCCTGGTTAGATCAGAAAGCAAAACGCCTGGCACAGGAAGAAAAAACAGAAAGCAAACGTCAGAAAACACTGGAGCGTGAGCTGGAATGGGTACGTATGGCACCAAAAGCCAGACATGCCAAATCTAAAGCACGTTTATCAAACTATGACAAACTGGCTTCTGAAGATTCAAAAGAAAGAGAAGACAAACTGGAGCTGTTTATCCCTGCAGGACCAAGATTAGGAAATGTGGTGATTGAAGCCAATAACATCACCAAAGCTTATGGCGATAAGTTATTGTTTGAAAACCTGAGCTTCTCTTTACCTCCGGCAGGTATCGTAGGGATCATCGGTCCAAACGGTGCAGGTAAAACCACTTTATTCCGTTTGATCACGGAGCAGGAAACACCGGATACCGGAACATTCCGTGTTGGAGAAACTGTTGCTTTAGGTTATGTGGATCAAATGCACAACGACCTTGATCCTAATAAAACTGTTTATGAAAACATTACTGATGGTTTAGATAACATTCAGTTGGGTAATAAAGCAGTAAGTGGAAGAGCATATGTATCTAAGTTCAACTTTAACGGTGGTGACCAGCAGAAAAAAGTAGGTGTACTTTCCGGTGGAGAGCGCAACAGGGTCCATTTGGCCATCACTTTGAAAAAAGGCGCTAACGTATTGTTACTCGATGAGCCAACCAATGATATTGACGTAAACACGTTAAGGGCATTGGAAGAAGCACTGGAAAACTTTGGCGGATGTGCAGTAGTGATCAGTCACGATCGTTGGTTCTTAGACCGTATCTGTACGCATATCCTTGCTTTTGAAGGTGATTCACAGGTTTACTTCTTCGAAGGAAACTACAGCGATTACGAAGAAAACCGTAAAAAACGTCTTGGAGATGTAACTCCACACCGTTTAAAATATAAAAAACTGGTTTAA
- a CDS encoding alpha/beta hydrolase family protein produces MKKYFFIAGLLFLLNHSNAFAAKVDTVQTYSAAMKKKIKAVVVVPDNYQQVKNFPTVYLLHGYGDGYDGWINTVTVLKKYADDFQLILVCPDGNISSWYMDSPVDPEWKYETYVATELVSQIDQQYKTIKDRKGRAITGLSMGGHGALYLSFKHQDVYGAAGSMSGGVDMTPFPLKWDIAKRLGSYETQPERWKANSVVNMTHLLVPNKLALIIDCGKDDFFYDVNNKLHEELLYHNIPHDFTIRPGVHNWDYWKNAVGFQLMFFSNFFNKA; encoded by the coding sequence ATGAAGAAATACTTTTTTATTGCAGGACTATTGTTCCTGCTGAATCATTCAAATGCCTTTGCGGCAAAAGTAGATACAGTGCAAACCTATAGTGCTGCAATGAAAAAGAAAATAAAGGCTGTCGTTGTGGTTCCTGACAACTATCAGCAAGTGAAAAACTTTCCAACAGTCTACCTGCTGCATGGTTATGGAGATGGCTATGATGGCTGGATCAATACGGTTACCGTGCTGAAAAAGTATGCGGATGATTTTCAATTGATCCTGGTTTGTCCGGATGGCAATATTTCCAGCTGGTATATGGATAGCCCGGTAGATCCGGAATGGAAGTATGAGACCTATGTCGCCACTGAGCTGGTGAGCCAGATCGATCAGCAGTATAAAACGATTAAAGACAGAAAAGGCAGGGCAATTACCGGTCTGAGCATGGGTGGACATGGCGCGTTATACCTTTCTTTTAAACATCAGGACGTGTATGGCGCGGCAGGAAGCATGAGTGGAGGAGTTGACATGACACCCTTTCCGCTGAAGTGGGACATTGCCAAAAGATTAGGCAGCTATGAAACGCAGCCAGAACGCTGGAAAGCAAACAGTGTGGTCAATATGACGCATTTGCTCGTTCCAAATAAACTGGCTTTGATTATTGATTGCGGTAAGGATGATTTCTTCTATGACGTAAACAATAAGCTCCATGAGGAATTATTGTACCACAATATCCCTCATGATTTTACAATCAGACCCGGAGTACATAACTGGGATTACTGGAAAAATGCAGTCGGCTTTCAGCTGATGTTTTTTAGTAATTTTTTCAATAAAGCTTAG